GCAGGTACTCAAGATGTTGTTGAGGCGATACAAGAAGGCAATATTCTCGCCAATGATACAGCGCTACATGTTCAAAATGCAGTGGAGGATCTCGGCTCGATCTTTACTTCGATTGAAGCGATCAGTGACATGAACAGTCAGATTGTTCGAGCAGCCGAAGAGCAACAATCGGTTTCCGGTGAAGTGAACCAAAGCGTGGTTAACATTCGCGACTTGAGTGCGAGGATCTTAGAGCAAGCTGCCGCTTCTGAACAAGTAGGCACGGAAATAGACCAATTATCCCAACAGCAGCAGAAATTGGTTAATCAGTTCAAGGTTTAGTTATTCAAGCTTATTACCTGTTGAATAGAAAAAAGGACAAATGAAGATTTCATTTGTCCTTTTTTATTTTTCTCAAGTTCTAAGTCTCTTAGATTTTCGGGATTGATTATGTCCGACGAAACCTATTAGCGAAGTTAGTCTTCGATGAACCAGTAACCTTTGTTCACTAATTCAGTCACGACCGTTATGCCCGAAGGAGATAGAGCAGTAGCTGAAGTAATTAAGGTCTCATCGCAAAGTATGTTGAGTAGTGATGAATCTGCCTGTTCAACTTTAACGACTTCACCATTAATGTAAGCCGTGTTGCTTTCATTTTCATGGTAGAGCGCTTTTAAGCCAGATACGCGTTGGATTTCGCCCTCAGACTCTAAGTGTTGAGCAATCTCTTCTTCTGTCCATAATGGCTCAGGAGCGACGATATCAAGCTGGTGGCGTGATTGGCTTAGCAGACAACCCATGAATTCACTGATGGTTTCAGGTTGCTCTAGTGCAGATTTCAACATGTCAGTGAGATTGCTTAAATCCGATGAACGAATCTTGCCGTAGCCTTCTTGCGCTTTGAATTCAGGATCATGCAGATGAACGTCACCCATATCATGAGCAAGCACAAAATCGGCAAAGTTGCTGATTAGCTCTTGTTCTTTAGGGGAACGGTAGCCAATAGAGTAGCTCATCGACGGCTCTAATGTGTTCCCTTCATGTGGGAAACCTGGTGGGATATAAAGGATATCACCTGGCTCTAAGGTTTCATCAATGATTGGCTCAAAGCCTTCTATTTGGCGTAGAGCAGACGCTTGAACGGTCTCTTTGTATTGACCAACATCTTTCGCACCCACTTTCCATTGACGTTTACCTTGGCCTTGAATGATGAATACATCGTATTGATCAATATGTGGGCCTACGCCGCCTTCAGGTGCTGAGTAGCAGATCATGAGATCGTCGAATAACCAGTTTGGTAACGTTTGGAACGCCTCAGTCAGCTGATTTGCGCCTTGGTGCCAGTGGTTCGCTGCTTGAACGATCAACTGCCAGTGAGTTTCGGTTAATTCGCCAAATTTTTCTTCAGAGAATGGACCGTGTTCTGCAGTCCACTGATTGTCGAGGTTAGAGACAAAGCGAGAATCCACTTCTTCTTCCATCGATAAACCAGCAAGTTCTTCCGGCGAAATTGGGTCGATGAAGTTTTGGAAGCCACCTTTCAAGATGGTTGGTTTTTTATGCCAGTAGTCTTCAAGAAACTCGGGCATAGAAAAGCTAAGTTGGTACATGTGAATCCTGTATATTTTTATGCTAGATGCTAGATGCTAGATGCTAGATGCTAGATGCTAGTTTGGCTTGTAAATCTTGCTGGACAATTTTGATTGCTTCTAACGCGACTTTTGGATCGATTTCGTTACTTTCGAGCAGATAGATCAGGTCGACAGCTAACTTAACTTCTTCTGGTGCGTTATCCAGTGGTGATGGTGTGTTATCAGTGTTCATTTCGCTTAGGGTTCTCTAAGTTAATCAGTCTCTCAATATTTTTCATTGAGTCTTCACAGCGTTCTAATCGTTCTTTTGCTAACTGCCAAGTCTCTTCCGCCTTTTTCTTACTGTGGCGAGGCGCAGAATCAAACGCTAACTTTCGTACTCGTACTAAATCGATTAATCGCTTTTGCCAATCTTGGTGCTGAGCGAGTTCGTTGTATAGGTCGTTAAGGGTTTTCCCTGACTTACTTTTTCGGTCTAAGCGTAAATCATGGTTAGCTAACTCTCTTTGGATTGCTGCAATCTGATTTGTCAGCTTTTCCGTCAGGTAGTTAGCTCTGGACGCGGTCAGTTGATTTGTGGTTTGTTCACGTACAATGGTGCGGTACGTTGCCTGAGTTTCAAGTGCATAAGGAAGCAAAACAGAGGCGCCGCACTTGAATAAGGCTCTATCGAATAGGGCTTGATGATAAGCACCTCGGGATTTATCAACCTGAGAGCAATGGCCAATTAAGGTATCAATGACACTTTTGAGTTTTGAAAATTGATTCATTTCACTTCCCGTTGGCTACGGCCTATAAGTTAACAAACCAAGCTTCGTATGCCAGTTTAATTGCAAGTACGCTTACTACAGTAACAAACACAGGTCGTATAAATGTAGCACCAAAACGAATAGCAGAATGAGCACCAACAAACGCTCCGGCCATCAAACAAAGACCCATAGTTAAACCTAGAACCCAATCAATATGACCAAGAATCGCAAAGGTCACCAAAGAGGTAAAGTTACTGGTAAAGTTCATGGCTTTGGATAGACCAGAGGCAAGTAAGATATTTAAGCGATAAAGCGCCATAGAGCTTACCGTCCAAAACGCGCCAGTTCCTGGGCCGGCAACCCCATCATAAAATCCGAGAATGAACCCTTGATACTTTTGCTTTCTCTTAAGTACGGGGCAAGGCTTAGGTGACACGTTGTGATTGGCATTCGGTGTCTTATGAAAAATGGTATAGACCGCTGCGGCAAGAATGACTAACGGCAATACCTTCTCTAACCACTCCGTGCTAATAGCATCAACAGTAAGGGTGCCGATGGTTGCACCGATTAATGTGGCAATGAATGCATTGATCCAACACTCAGGTTTGAACAGCTTCTTACGGTAGTAAGTGAATGCAGCTGTAGATGAAGCGAAAGTCGCTGCAAGCTTGTTAGTGCCTAATGCAATGTGTGGGGGAGGCCAAGTGACAGCAAAGCTGGAACAGTTAACATCCCCCCGCCACCTGCGACAGCATCAATAAAGCCTGCTGCAAATGCAACCAGAGCAAGTATGACCAACATGGTTGGCTCAATCATTTCCATAAATAGCTAGTGTTCTCGTTATCGGCTGATAGGGCAGCCACATGAAGAATCGATGGATTAGTCATGTTGGGTTGTGAATGCAAGGGCCTAGCGATGACAGGCCCATAACTACCTCAAGGGCAGGGAAATTAGTATTTTATTGTTCTTTTAAAAGGCGGTAGTGAATCGAGTAAGGACTTTCCATATCGCTTCGTTACTATGCGTCTATCAAGGATCGTGACTTTACCAGAATCTCGTTCTTTACGCAGCAGTCTACCCACTGATTGAATAAGCTTTTTACTCGCTTCTGGAACAGTAATCTGCATAAACGGATTACCACCACGTGATTCAATATATTCTGAATGTGCTTGTTCTACAGGAGAGGTAGGAACCCCAAAAGGAATCTTGGTAATAACCAGGTTTTCTAGAAGCTCTCCCGGTAGGTCAAGACCTTCAGAAAAGCTGCCTGTTCCAAAAAGAACGCTGGTTTTACCTTGGTCTATGAGTTTTTTATGTTTTTTTAGGATTTCAGTTCGTGAAGTATCACCTTGAACCTGCAATGCCCATGACTTTTTAACGAAATCTGTTGCTAAAGCCTCTGCAACTTTGTTCATTTGCCAGTAAGAAGAGAATAGAACGAGGTTGGCTTTTTTGTCTTCAATTACCTTAGGCAAAATTTCAATAAGATATTCGGTAAACTGAGGTGCTTGTGGTTCGTACTTCATTGCCGGCACTATCAGCTCAGCTTGCTTCTGGTAATCAAACGGTGATGCTAAAGCCAGAAATTGCACGCCATCTTCTTCTTTTTGACTGATCCCCGCTTGGTGACAGAAAAAGCTGAACGAGTTGAGTGCTCTCATGGTCGCAGAAACAAGCACCGCACCAACACAACGGCTCCAAATCTGTTGGTCAAGCTGCCAACCAACTTCGAGTGGAGAAACATTCACGACGAAATCGCCTTCACTCTCTTTATTGAGTTCAAGCCAGCGAGCTAAAGGAGCCCCTTTCTCGCGCTTAGGTTCGGCCATTAAGCGCCAAACCTGAGCAAGGTTTTCTGTTCTTTGTATATAGAAGCCAATCTCCGCAAGCGCAGGCTCTGCTAGCTTTGCTGAAAGCTCTCCGTCTTTAACTCGCTCTGCAATTAGGTCTGCAATCTTCGCAACGGCTTGGCTCGCCTTTTGTGTGAGTTGCTTGAGATCTTTAGATTCATTCTCTAGCCACTCAGGTAAGTCACCATGTTCGAAGCGGTACAGGCCGTCCTCAAAGTGGTTAGCGTCAAACTGTTTGCACATTTGAGTCAGAGTAGGGATCAGCTGTTGCACTGAGTCTTGCAGTTCATTTCTAAATCGATGGACGCGCTTCTCGTCTGCTAGGCCTGAAAGCTTAGTGATTGATTGATTCAAACGCTCTAACCATGAAGCGGCCCCTTTTAAGCTCGCAGCAGCGGAAGAATGATCTCTCGCGACATGCGGTAAGTGGTGAGCCTCATCGAATATATAGATGCTATTTTCTGGCTCGGGCAGTATTACACCGCCGCCTAGATCAGCATCTGCCATTACCAAACTGTGGTTAGCGATGATAACGTCTGCTTTATCTAGCTCTGAACGTGCCTTTTGGCAAGGGCAATCTCTGTGAGTTGGCATGCTGTTGTTACAACTATGCTTATCACTGACGATCATCTGCCAAATCATATTGTCGATAGGTTTTGGCCACGAATCGCGGTCACCATCCCATTTACCTTGAGTCAAGCTACGGTACATAGTTTGAAGTTGGTCGATATCTTTCTTTTTTGGCTTAGATTCGAACATGGCCATTTGACCACCATCAACTCCACAAGCCGCAGCTAGCTTTTCGGAACAACAATAACGCTGTCTGCCCTTAGCTAATATAAAAGAAAACTCTCTATCAGTCAGTCTTCTATATAGAGGGAGATCTTTGTTAACGAGCTGTTCTTGTAGCGCAACTGTCGCTGTTGAAATAACTATTTTTCGGTTATTGAGCACTGCTACTGGAATAGTAGCCATTAAATAAGCCAGCGATTTTCCAATCCCTGTTCCTGCCTCTGCAACAATCATGCGATTACTTTTGTGGTATTGACCACAAAGTGTCTTCGCTATTTCTGCAACAAGGTAATTTTGAGCACGTCGAGGTACAAAGTTGTCCAACTGATCTTGGAGGTTTTGATAACTGGTGCGAATAGATTTTTGAATTTTAGTAGTTAGCATACTGTGACCTACGTAACGGAGCGAGGATAGTAGCACATATCACTAGTCGGTACATTTACCGCAAAATAGCTTGCTTTTGAATCAAAGGTAGATCTTGTTCACAAAAAAAAACTGAACCATCAGGAACTTAACGTTTTTATTTATGTTGTGAAATATAAATTTTAAAAAACACTGACCTATAGGTGTTAAATTCTACTAATGGGCTGTTATTTGAGTTGTTGTTGGAGTTAAATTCTATTTGTTACATTTTTTGGATTATTATATTTGCTGATAAAACTAAGGATAAGCTGCTCGTAAAATGATGAAAAAAATGTAAGTGTTTGATTTTGATTGGTTTGTGTTTTTTTAGGTTTGTTTTTAGTTTATTTGACACGCAGGATAATCTTTTGCAATCTAGACCTCGAAATTTAGTGACGGTGATTAACCAACAAAGAGTGGTAATGACCAGTCACAAAAAATAAAAAAAGGGAACCGGGCAAGGATCTCCCATTCTTAGAAAAGGCAGTGGATTTATTATGAAAAAGACTCTATTAGCTCTAACAATCGCAGCAGCTTCAACTTCAGCTTTCGCGAACGTGGGCCTAGAAAACGCAAAACCAACATTCGAATTTGACCCAATGCACAAAGAGCAGTTCTCTGTTTCTGGTTCACTTGGTCTTGGTGGTTACTACGACACTAAAACTAACGCTATGTACGATGACTGGGCAACAGCTCTTACTCTAGCAGTTAGCTACAAAAACAACCGCCTAGTAGGTTACTTCGAGACTGATTTCGAACTTAACTGGACTACAGACGATAAGAAAAACCCATGGGACGTTAAGAACGAATTCGGTACTGACGTAGATAAAGCTTGGTTAGGTTTTGACACTGGTTTTGGTGTTGCATCTTTCGGTTGGGAAAATGATACTGCTCTTGATAAAGTAGATGGCGCAGGCGACAACACATACGAGTTCGGTTCTTCTGCTGGTGACGCATCTGACGCATTCAACGTAGTTAAGTTCCAAGGTGCTACTTCTGGTATTGCTTACGGTATCTCTTACTTCGAAACTGATGATGATCATGACAAAGCTGACAAAGGTGTGAATGGTTACGTTGGTTACGAAAGTGAAATCGTAAATGTATACGGTGGCTACGAAACTCGTGACGAAGCTGATTACCAAGTTTACTCTGTATCTGGTAACTCTAAAGTTGGCGAACTAGACCTAGGTGTTAACTTCTGGATCAACGAAGGTGACGCAAGTGACCTAGTTGGTAAAAACACTACTAACCTAGAAACTGTTGGCTACTACATCTCTGCTGGTTACCCAGTAACTGAGCAACTAACTCTTGCTGCTGGTTACAACGCTAACTCTACGACTGAAGACGGCCAAGCTGATAAAGATGTTTCTCGCATCAACGTTGCAGCAATGTACACGCTTAACGACCGCGTAGACATGGGTATCGATATCCTTCAAGACCTAGATGCTGGTGACGGTAACGACGAAGAAACTTACGTATTCGCTGCTGCATTCTACAGCTTCTAATAGTTACTTAATTAGTAATTGTTAAATGTTGAAAAAAGCCAGTCTTATGACTGGCTTTTTTGTATCTACGATTTATCAGTAGATATAAAAAAGCCGCTCTATTAGCGGCAATTTAGATATTGTAGGCTGTGTGATTTTAGATTTCTTTCCATTCACCAGGCTGTAGCTGACCCACATTCATGTTGCCCATTGAATAGCGGATAAGACGCAGGGTAGGGAAGCCGATATTGGCTGTCATTCGTCTTACTTGGCGGTTACGCCCTTCAATGATTGTGATAGCTAGCCATGTTGTCGGTATCGCGGCTCTGAAGCGGACTGGAGGGTTTCTATCCCACACCTTAGGTTCTGCCATTGACTCCACCTTTGCTGGCAGCGTCATACCGTCTTTTAGCTCAACGCCTTTTCTCAATTTATCTAAATCTTCCTCAGAAGGTGCGCCTTCAACCTGTACCCAGTAAGTCTTTGGGGATTTTGAGTTTGGTTGAGTTAATTTGGCTTGGAAGATGCCATCGTTGGTCAATACCATTAAACCTTCGCTGTCGCGATCAAGTCGACCCGCCGCGTAAACATCTTTTACGGGAATAAAGTCCGCTAACGTTTTTCTCCCTTCACCATCAGTGAACTGGCTGAGAGTATCAAAAGGCTTATTGAACAGAATCACTTTGCGATCTTCGATTGCCACCTTAGGTTTTGTGTTGGTTGATTTACCTTTATATCGGTGCTTACTGGAGTGTTGCTTTATGTGCGAACTGCCAGTGTTATTTTTATCGCTGCTTCGGCTCTGTCTATTACCGCTTTGTTTTAATGTTGCACCAGAACGAGCCGGTTTGTCTGAACGAGATGCGCTGCGTGAGCGAGTAGACATGTTAACTACCTTGCAAAAATGTAAACGAAGTGTGCTGAAAAGTTTTCACTGAAACGGAATTGAGCTATCATTTGCGCGCCTAAATGACACAAAATAGAACAAGTTGATGGACTCTTAAGCCTGATTTGTTTAATTATACCTTCGTGTTTTATTATAACAACGCACTCACGGATTTGGTTCATGCTGTCATCAAGATTGCATGAAAAATAAGATAGAGTACGACTATCGAGTAAGCAGTTTTCACTCTTTGAGTGGCTTACTGGTCAATTTATAACACTCTCACTACTTAAGTGAGCTTGTAAGAACTATAGGGAAATTTCATGCCTACTGAAAAACCAACGATCATCTATACCATTACAGACGAAGCTCCGGCGCTAGCAACTTACTCTCTGCTGCCAATCATTCAATCTTTTACAGCTTCTTCTGGTATTAACGTTGATACTCGCGACATTTCACTTGCAGGGCGCATTATTGCCAACTTCCCTGATTATTTGAACGAAGAGCAACGCATTGGTGATGCATTAGCAGAACTAGGTGAATTGGCTAAGACACCAGAAGCGAACATTATCAAGCTTCCAAACATCTCTGCATCTGTGCCTCAGTTGCAAGCAACAATCAAAGAACTACAGTCAAAAGGCTACGCACTTCCAAACTACCCAGAAGAAGCAAACACCGACGAAGAGAAAGCCGTTAAAGCGACTTACGATAAAATCAAAGGCAGTGCAGTAAACCCTGTACTACGTGAAGGTAACTCGGATCGCCGCGCTCCACTTTCAGTAAAAAACTATGCGAAGAAAAACCCACATTCAATGGGTGCATGGTCTGCAGATTCTAAGTCGCACGTTTCAAGTATGGACGACAAAGACTTCTTCGGTAGCGAAAAATCAGTAACCATTGAAGGTGCTACGGAAGTTAGCATTGAATTCGTTGGCAAAGATGGCGCGAAGAAAACATTGAAGCCAGCTTTTGCACTGCAAGATAAAGAGATCATTGATGCGTCAGTGATGAACAAGGCCGCTTTGGTTGCGTTTTTCGAGAAAGAAATAGCGTCGGCTAAAGAGCAAGGTGTACTGCTTTCTCTTCATATGAAAGCGACGATGATGAAAGTATCTGACCCTGTGATCTTTGGTCATGCGGTTAAGGTTTACTATAAAGACGTATTCACTAAACACGGTCAGCTATTTGAAGAGCTTGGTGTGGATGTTAACAACGGCATCGGTGATGTATACGCGAAGATTGCATCGCTTCCTCAAGAGCAAAAACAGGCAATCGAAGCTGATCTACAAGCGGTATACGAGACTCAACCACCACTAGCGATGGTTGACTCGGATCGTGGTATTACAAACCTACACGTTCCAAGCGATATCATTGTTGATGCTTCTATGCCTGCAATGCTGCGTTCTTCTGGTCAAATGTGGGATCCAGAAGGTAAGCAAAAAGATACCAAAGCTATGATCCCAGATCGCAGCTACGCGAGCATTTACCAAGCGGTTATTGATTTCTGTAAAGAGAACGGCGCGTTCGATCCAACAACGATGGGTAGCGTACCAAACGTTGGCTTGATGGCTCAAAAAGCTGAAGAGTACGGTTCTCACGATAAGACTTTTATCCTTGAAGCTGCTGGTCAGGTTCAAGTTGTTGACGCTTCAGGCTCTGTGCTTCTAGAGCAAGACGTAGAGGAAGGCGACATCTTCCGTATGTGTCAGGTTAAAGATGCACCAATCCAAGACTGGGTTAAGCTTGCGGTAACTCGTGCTCGTGCATCGGGTGTCCCAGCGGTATTTTGGCTAGATGCGTCACGCGCGCATGATGCTCAGCTTATTAAGAAAGTTGAAGCGTACCTCCCTGAATACGATACTGATGGTCTTGAAATTAAGATCCTTGCTCCACTTGAAGCGACTCAATACTCACTGGTTCGTATCAAAGAAGGCCTCGATACTATTTCGGTTACAGGTAACGTATTACGTGATTACCTAACAGACTTGTTCCCGATTCTAGAGCTTGGTACATCAGCTAAGATGCTATCGATTGTTCCACTAATGAACGGTGGCGGTCTGTTTGAGACAGGTGCTGGCGGTTCTGCTCCTAAGCACGTACAACAAGTAGAGAAAGAAAACCACCTACGTTGGGATTCTCTAGGTGAATTCTTGGCACTAGCGGCATCTCTAGAGCACCTGAGCGTAGTAACGGGTAACGCTAAGGCACAAGTTCTAGCGGACGCGCTTGATAAAGCAACGGGTGAATTCCTAGACAACAACAAGTCCCCTTCACGCCGAGTAGGAGAGCTTGATAACCGTGGTAGCCACTACTACCTAGCGGCATACTGGGCTAAGGCGCTTGCTGAGCAAACGGCTGATGCTGATCTTGCTGCTGAGTTCGCAGGTGTGGCAAGTCAACTGGCTGAAAGTGAAGAAGCTATTGTTGCAGAGCTAAACAACGCTCAAGGTGTCGCTGGCGACTTAGGTGGTTACTACCTACTTGATGATGCACTGGTTTCAACACTAATGCGTCCAAGCTCAACACTAAACGCATTTATTGATGCATAGTGATTGGACTCATCGTTAGTCAGCCATGAACGTGATTTGCTAACGAGTTACTTGGCCTAACAGCTAAGTCATAGATAAAGTCAAAATGAAAGATGCTTTAACGATAACGTTAAAGCATCTTTTTTCTTTCTAATACTTCCTAAGACCTAGTTTAATAGAATAGATTCTCGAACTGATTGTCCAGTGAGCAACTTTAGAGATCCCGGAACGAAAAAACCGCTCACGTAATCCTGTATTACAGGCATTAAATGAGCGGTTTCAATATTCTGTTTACCTGTCAGCCGTTAATGACGATTGATGGAGGTTAACATGAGTTGGCTTCGCCTATTTTGCGGCGCTGCCTTCTACAGGAACAACGGAGCTAGCGTGCGAGCCTTTAGGACCACTTTCTACTTCATAGTCGACCTGCTGACCAGCCTTTAGGGTTCGATAACCTTCCATTTGTATTGTGGAGTAGTGCGCGAAAATATCGCCGTCTTCACCTTCTGGACAAATAAAGCCAAACCCTTTGGCATTGTTAAACCATTTTACTGTACCTGTAGCCATGCTATACATCCCTCATGCATTTTGTTACTAACGTTGTTATATCAATAGTTGTAAGTTCAATTGATATCATTCTTACCAGCTAAAGAATTTCAGCTGATAGCTTGAATCTCATACATTGCTTACGGAAATTAACGCTACCCTGCGTAATTATTCCTTATTGTTAATTTTTAAAGCGTGTTACTTGTTTTAAATCATGTTGCAAAAATGTATTAAAAAACCTTTTAGCTCCAATGTAGCTAATGATTGAGCACAGTCAATAGCAAATTGGTATAAAATTGATCAATTTTAATAACAAATCACATTCGAGATTAACTGCAAACTATTAACTAAATAGTAACTTAGCGGTGATCTTATCGTCAGTATCAATAGTTATGGTGTCTTTTTAATCAATCACATATGTTAATCCTGTTAATCGAGATCTTTTATTTGCAGCGATGGAAATGGTGGATTAGGCTCAGTATAGAGGAATATTTTTTGGTACTGTTTCTCGGTGCAGTTTCTTAGTACACCGTAAAGCGTGAATGTGGTAAATTTAAGTTAGGTAAACACTCACGACTTCCGAAAAATAACCCTTAGCAAAGCGATATGAGCAGAAACTTTGAATGGGCATCTCCAGGCTCAGATTTACTGGAGAAAGAAGCGACAAAAGTAAAGCCACCGGCAATGTATAACGTTGTATTAAATAACGATGATTACACGCCTATGGACTTTGTAATCGAGATCCTAGAGCGATTCTTCTCACTAGATATCGAAAAAGCAACGGAAGTGATGCTCAAGGTTCATTATGAAGGTAAAGCTATATGCGGTACGTACAGTGCTGAAATAGCGGAAACAAAGGTAGCGCAGGTCACGATGTACTCAAAGGAAAATGAGCATCCGCTACTATGTACAATGGAGCAAGTATAAATTGCTCGAACAACACTGTTGTTCCCTTAGGAGGTACTTATGCTAAATAAAGAATTAGAGACGAGTTTAAATGGCGCATTTGCTCGTGCGCGAGACAAGCGACATGAATTCATGACTGTCGAACACCTCCTACTAGCATTATTAGAAAATGATGCGGCCAAGGAAGCGCTCCAAGCTTGTCAGGCTGATCTCGATGCTCTTCGCAATGAGCTCGATATTTTTATCGATCAAACGACTCCACTTATCCCTGAAAGCGACGAGACTCGTGAAACCCAGCCTACGCTGAGTTTTCAACGAGTACTTCAGCGTGCTGTTTTTCATGTTCAATCTTCAGGTCGCAGCAGAAGTAACAGGTGCTAACGTACTTGTGGCTATTTTTAGTGAGCAAGAATCTCACGCGGCATATCTTCTTAAGAAAAATGACATTAGCCGCTTAGATATTGTTAACTTCATCTCACACGGTATTACCAAAGCCAGCAATGAAGGAGACAGTCCTTCACCATCTGATTCATTTGGTGGTGCAGAAAATGCTGAAGAAGCGAATTCCGAAGACCGTTTAGAAAACTTTGCTACTAACCTTAACGAAGTAGCGAAGCAGGGCAATATTGACCCACTAATCGGTCGTGACAAAGAGCTAGAACGTACTATCCAAGTTCTGTGTCGTCGTCGTAAGAACAACCCTCTGTTAGTGGGTGAAGCGGGTGTAGGTAAAACTGCCATTGCGGAAGGCTTAGCATGGCGTATCGTTGAAGGGCAAGTGCCTGAAATCATTCAGAGCAGCGTGATTTATTCTCTGGATATTGGTTCGCTGCTAGCAGGAACGAAGTATCGTGGTGATTTTGAGAAACGTTTTAAAGCGATTCTTAAGCAACTAGAGAAAGAAGAAGATGCGATTCTGTTCATCGATGAGATCCACACCATTATTGGTGCTGGCGCTGCCTCTGGTGGTCAGGTTGATGCGGCAAACTTAATTAAACCACTACTAAGCAGTGGTAAATTACGTTGCATCGGCTCAACAACGTACCAAGAGTACAGCAGTATTTTTGAGAAGGAGCGTGCGCTAGCTCGTCGCTTCCAGAAAATCGATATTATTGAACCATCGCTAGATGACACTACCAAGATTCTGATTG
This region of Vibrio sp. BS-M-Sm-2 genomic DNA includes:
- the clpS gene encoding ATP-dependent Clp protease adapter ClpS; protein product: MSRNFEWASPGSDLLEKEATKVKPPAMYNVVLNNDDYTPMDFVIEILERFFSLDIEKATEVMLKVHYEGKAICGTYSAEIAETKVAQVTMYSKENEHPLLCTMEQV